The Euphorbia lathyris chromosome 3, ddEupLath1.1, whole genome shotgun sequence genome contains a region encoding:
- the LOC136223545 gene encoding ribosome-inactivating protein cucurmosin-like: MLKTITLVSYLLPLYILCNLKKMKNMLIVLATWLFCNIAIGSCLNAAINYPSVKFTTHDASTGSYQSFLSTLRSALDSGSDSHGIPLLRKKSEITSKNEYLQVDLINYDTQLNITLAITVVNVYVIGFKSGGKSFFLSDAPSNAINLLFGGTSKTTLKLDTNYQSLGDRSRVGLGIGPLKKAINALNNFNGAVSDSLKESLLVVIQMVAEAARFKYIEKQIDNYLLGEYKPKSDTLSLENSWDALSTQIQESSTAGKFKTPVTLQYANSTRYNVTTVEQVKPDISILLCKGSGRTVGQERFGEIFVEKVVENWLPML; this comes from the exons ATGCTAAAAACCATCACTTTGGTGTCTTACTTATTGCCTCTTTATATTCT GTGCAACTTGAAAAAGATGAAGAATATGTTGATTGTTTTGGCAACATGGTTATTCTGCAACATTGCAATCGGATCGTGTCTGAATGCAGCAATTAACTATCCAAGTGTGAAATTTACTACCCATGACGCCAGTACTGGAAGCTACCAAAGCTTTTTGTCCACTTTACGATCAGCGTTAGACAGTGGATCGGACAGCCATGGTATTCCATTACTAcgaaagaaatcagaaatcacAAGCAAAAATGAGTATCTTCAGGTAGATTTGATAAACTACGATACACAGCTCAATATTACATTAGCAATAACGGTTGTTAATGTGTATGTGATTGGGTTTAAATCCGGCGGTAAATCCTTCTTTTTAAGCGACGCTCCTTCTAATGCAATAAATCTCCTCTTTGGTGGAACATCGAAAACAACTCTCAAACTGGATACCAATTATCAGAGTTTGGGAGATAGATCGAGAGTCGGATTAGGAATTGGACCATTAAAGAAAGCAATCAATGCACTTAATAACTTCAATGGTGCTGTTTCCGATAGTCTTAAAGAAAGTCTGCTTGTTGTTATACAAATGGTTGCAGAAGCTGCAAGATTCAAATACATTGAGAAACAGATAGATAATTACTTATTGGGGGAGTATAAGCCGAAAAGTGACACTCTTAGTCTCGAAAACTCATGGGATGCTCTTTCTACACAAATCCAAGAATCTAGTACCGCGGGAAAATTTAAAACACCGGTGACATTGCAATATGCTAACAGTACTAGATACAATGTAACCACTGTTGAACAAGTTAAACCAGATATTTCAATCTTGCTCTGCAAAGGATCTGGAAGAACAGTTGGACAAGAAAGATTTGGGGAAATCTTTGTTGAAAAAGTTGTGGAAAATTGGTTGCCAATGCTCTAA